A window of the Dyadobacter pollutisoli genome harbors these coding sequences:
- a CDS encoding arylsulfatase: MKIYISLLVCLLPFVGGNVVMAQAPKAARPNIIFILADDLGYGDVGFNGQKLVKTPNIDKLAREGMIFSQFYAGTSVCAPSRSSLLSGQHTGHTYIRGNKSVEPEGQQPIADSVVTVAEVLKKAGYATAAFGKWGLGPVGSEGEPGKQGFDRFYGYNCQSLAHRYYPNHLWDNQTKIVLEANKNLMYSKEYAPDLIQKQALSFVNSQDGKQPFFLFLPYILPHAELLVPDDSLFQYYKGKFEERPYRGADYGPKATDGGYTSQEFPRATFAAMVARLDLYVGQVMEKLKEKGLDKNTLVIFTSDNGPHIEGGADPKFFNSSGGLRGVKRDLYEGGIREPFAARWPGVIKPGSKNDFIGAFWDILPTFAELANIAAPRNIDGIPFTDALKGKVTQKKHDYLYWEFHEQGGRQAVRQGNWKAVRLKAAGNPDGLVELYDLSKDPRETTNVTPQFPEKAKELGQIMNKAHISSSIFPFGSLATN, translated from the coding sequence ATGAAGATATATATTTCATTGCTAGTCTGCCTTTTACCTTTTGTTGGTGGAAATGTCGTGATGGCGCAGGCTCCCAAGGCGGCACGCCCGAATATCATTTTTATTCTTGCAGATGATCTCGGATATGGTGATGTAGGTTTTAATGGACAGAAGCTGGTAAAAACACCTAATATTGACAAGCTGGCGAGAGAAGGGATGATTTTTAGCCAGTTTTACGCCGGTACTTCTGTTTGTGCTCCTTCGCGGTCGTCTTTGCTGAGTGGCCAGCATACGGGACATACTTACATCAGAGGAAATAAGAGCGTGGAGCCCGAGGGGCAGCAGCCTATCGCGGATTCTGTGGTAACCGTAGCCGAAGTTTTAAAAAAAGCGGGTTATGCCACTGCTGCTTTTGGTAAATGGGGCCTGGGGCCGGTAGGTTCGGAAGGCGAGCCGGGCAAGCAGGGTTTCGATCGGTTTTACGGATACAATTGCCAGAGCCTTGCGCACCGCTACTACCCGAACCACCTTTGGGATAACCAGACAAAAATAGTTCTTGAGGCCAATAAAAACCTCATGTATAGCAAAGAGTATGCACCCGATCTGATCCAGAAACAAGCGTTGAGCTTTGTAAACAGCCAGGACGGAAAGCAGCCGTTTTTCCTCTTTTTGCCTTACATTCTCCCGCATGCCGAGCTGCTTGTTCCCGATGACAGCCTTTTTCAATACTATAAAGGAAAATTTGAAGAAAGGCCCTACCGAGGGGCTGACTACGGTCCCAAAGCCACGGATGGCGGATACACTTCACAGGAGTTTCCCCGCGCGACATTCGCAGCCATGGTTGCCCGTCTGGACCTGTATGTAGGCCAGGTAATGGAAAAATTGAAAGAAAAAGGCCTGGATAAGAACACATTGGTGATCTTTACCAGCGACAATGGTCCTCACATTGAAGGAGGCGCGGATCCTAAATTTTTTAATAGCAGCGGTGGGCTGAGAGGCGTAAAGCGCGACTTGTACGAAGGAGGGATAAGGGAACCTTTTGCAGCACGCTGGCCAGGGGTGATCAAGCCGGGGAGCAAGAATGATTTCATCGGGGCGTTCTGGGACATATTGCCCACGTTTGCCGAGCTGGCTAATATAGCAGCACCCCGCAATATTGACGGCATCCCTTTCACAGATGCGCTGAAAGGCAAAGTAACTCAGAAAAAGCATGATTATTTGTATTGGGAGTTCCACGAGCAGGGCGGCAGGCAGGCTGTACGTCAGGGAAACTGGAAGGCTGTACGGCTTAAAGCTGCCGGTAATCCTGATGGTCTCGTTGAATTATACGACCTCTCCAAGGACCCGCGCGAAACGACCAATGTAACCCCGCAATTTCCTGAAAAAGCGAAAGAATTGGGGCAAATTATGAATAAAGCCCATATATCCTCTTCAATTTTTCCCTTCGGAAGCCTGGCTACGAATTAG
- a CDS encoding response regulator — MSVRILIVDDHPLVLEGLKSLLSDSEGITMAGTASNAIDAIAFLKSNEVDIAFLDINLPDISGIELCKKVKEQFPDVKTLALSTFSERAYVSRMIQNGASGYLIKSSSKEEILEAIQQVQAGGYFMNVNFDQSASSPTPKTVPFLTRREKEVLLLIAEGLTNPQIADQLFISVTTVNSHRQNLLMKFEVSNTASLIKLAAGLGLI, encoded by the coding sequence ATGAGCGTAAGAATCCTGATCGTAGATGATCATCCATTGGTTTTGGAAGGATTAAAATCACTACTGTCCGACAGCGAGGGCATAACTATGGCCGGCACAGCTTCCAATGCGATCGATGCGATTGCATTTTTGAAGAGCAACGAAGTCGACATTGCTTTCCTGGACATTAACCTGCCCGATATCAGCGGAATTGAGCTTTGCAAAAAAGTAAAAGAGCAGTTTCCAGATGTTAAAACACTGGCATTAAGCACATTCAGTGAGCGCGCTTATGTGTCGCGCATGATCCAGAATGGTGCTTCGGGTTATCTGATCAAAAGTTCGAGTAAGGAGGAAATCCTGGAAGCCATTCAGCAGGTCCAGGCCGGTGGATATTTCATGAACGTGAATTTTGACCAGAGTGCATCCTCTCCTACCCCGAAAACCGTTCCCTTTCTGACCCGCAGAGAGAAAGAAGTGTTGCTATTAATTGCCGAAGGCCTCACTAATCCACAGATCGCCGATCAGCTTTTTATAAGCGTCACCACAGTCAATAGTCACCGACAGAACCTGTTAATGAAGTTTGAAGTATCGAATACAGCTTCATTGATTAAGCTGGCTGCTGGATTGGGTTTGATATAA